The genomic region CCGGTGTCGCGCTGGATCTCCTGCAGAAGGTTGACCACCTGCGCCTGGACGGAGACGTCCAGGGCGGACACCGGTTCGTCGCACACGATCACCGAGGGGCTCAACGAAATGGCGCGGGCGATTCCCACGCGCTGGCGCTGGCCGCCGGAGAACTCATGCGGAAAGCGGTTGTAGTGTTCGGGTTTGAGGCCGACCTGTTCCATCAGTTCTTTGACGCGGGTTTTCAGTCCTGCGGGCGGATTGATTTTCTGCGCCACCATCGGTGCGGCGATCGCGGTGCCGACCGTCTGCCTCGGGTTCAGTGACGCGAACGGGTCCTGGAAGATCATCTGGACCTTGCGCCGGAAGTTGTACAGATCCTGACCGCGCAACTGGCTGATGTCGACGCCGTCGACGACGATCCGCCCGCCGGTGGGGTCCAGCAGGCGGGCCACCATGCGGCCCGTCGTGGATTTTCCGCACCCGGACTCGCCCACAAGCCCGAGCGTCTGGCCTCGGTCGAGACTGAACGAGACGCCGTCGACGGCTTTGACGGTTTTGGCTGCGCGGCCGCCGCCGGACGAGAAGAGCCCGCCCTTGACGGGGAAATGCTTCTGAAGGTTCTCCACCTGGAGAATTGGCTGCCTGTCCATGGCGGGGTCCTAACGCGAAGTCCGGATAGAGATGAGCTGGGGACTGCTGAGATGGCAGCGCTTGCCATGGCCGTCCTCCACCAGGAGCTCGGGGCGCTGCTCCCGGCAGACGCCGGCCCCGGCCAGCGCGGCGTAGTCGCACCGGGAGCTGAAGATGCACCCTGACGGCAGGTCCAGCAGCGACGGCGGCTGGCCCGGGATCGGGTTGAGCGGGCCGGAGGTTCCGGCGAGCGTCGGCATGGAATTGAGGAGGCCAAGGGTGTACGGATGCCGGGTGTCGTAGAAGATCTCGTCCACCGGTCCGGACTCGACGCATTGGCCGCCGTACATGACAAGGACGGAATCGCAGACCTCGGCCACGACGCCCAGATCGTGGGTGATGAGGATCAGTGCAGAGTTGGTTTCCGCCTGGAGTTCGGCCATGAGGTCCAGGATCTGCGCCTGGACCGTCACGTCCAGGGCCGTGGTGGGCTCGTCCGCGATGAGCAGTTCCGGTTCGCAGATCAGGGCCATGGCGATCATGGCCCGCTGCCGCATGCCGCCGGAGAAATGGTGCGGGTACTCGTCGTAGCGCTGCTCGGGGCTGGGAATCCCCACCCGGCCAAGCATGTTGATGGCCGCGGCCCGGGCCTGCTTCCTGCTCGCCTCGTGGTGGACGAGGTAGGCCTCAGCTATCTGGTGCCCGACCGTGTAAAACGGGTGCAGTGCCGACAGCGGGTCCTGGAAGATCATGCCGATGTTCCGCCCCCGCAGCTGGCGCATCCCTGACTCGGACAGCGTGATGAGGTCCTTGCCCTGGAACAGGGCCTGGCCGGAGACCTGGGCCGAGGTGCCTTTCAGCAGGCCCATCAGTGCCTGGCTCGTCACCGATTTTCCGGATCCGGATTCGCCAACGATGCCAAGCGTCTGGCCGCGCTCAAGGGTGAAATCCATGCCGTTGACGGCCGAGACC from Arthrobacter sp. NicSoilB8 harbors:
- a CDS encoding ABC transporter ATP-binding protein, giving the protein MTQTYPGAPAALPSSAPTHGADDGGAVAFLDVRNLSVGFPTDDGLVSAVNGMDFTLERGQTLGIVGESGSGKSVTSQALMGLLKGTSAQVSGQALFQGKDLITLSESGMRQLRGRNIGMIFQDPLSALHPFYTVGHQIAEAYLVHHEASRKQARAAAINMLGRVGIPSPEQRYDEYPHHFSGGMRQRAMIAMALICEPELLIADEPTTALDVTVQAQILDLMAELQAETNSALILITHDLGVVAEVCDSVLVMYGGQCVESGPVDEIFYDTRHPYTLGLLNSMPTLAGTSGPLNPIPGQPPSLLDLPSGCIFSSRCDYAALAGAGVCREQRPELLVEDGHGKRCHLSSPQLISIRTSR
- a CDS encoding oligopeptide/dipeptide ABC transporter ATP-binding protein codes for the protein MDRQPILQVENLQKHFPVKGGLFSSGGGRAAKTVKAVDGVSFSLDRGQTLGLVGESGCGKSTTGRMVARLLDPTGGRIVVDGVDISQLRGQDLYNFRRKVQMIFQDPFASLNPRQTVGTAIAAPMVAQKINPPAGLKTRVKELMEQVGLKPEHYNRFPHEFSGGQRQRVGIARAISLSPSVIVCDEPVSALDVSVQAQVVNLLQEIQRDTGVAYIFIAHDLSVVRHISHHVAVMYLGKIAEQGPREELFRLPRHPYTQALLSAVPLPDPRAARQQVKIRLRGDLPSPANPPSGCVFRTRCPLFSTLPESRQQLCISDIPSPAGPAAPACHHAGLAAASPAGVQ